From a single Leishmania infantum JPCM5 genome chromosome 36 genomic region:
- a CDS encoding putative phosphoribosylpyrophosphate synthetase, with protein sequence MESCNSRNGSLRVVHGNANPKLAEDVCRYLSIPVTASRVGSFANGETIVKILESIRGDDIFVIQPTCGNGAGTNVNQAVMELLLIIHTLKLSSARRVIAVIPHYGYARQDRKHTGRVPISASAVARMVTEMGVNGVVTMDLHCGQIQGFFHGCPVADLSPSSEFAEYVKQKNFTPSNLVVVAPDAGAVNRARRMCDRIGASRIVTILKRRVVANQVESMQLVGEVDECVCIIVDDMIDTAGTLCKAAEVLKEYGAKEVHAYATHGIFTDPACERLTQCDALVEVVVTDSIPQEESRQKCKKIKVISIAKLLADAIYRMHSEESLETVGQPEHFMPKHEDDLQVLESLVEEDEWSRCNE encoded by the coding sequence ATGGAATCCTGCAACAGCCGCAACGGCTCCCTCCGCGTAGTGCACGGCAACGCAAACCCGAAGCTCGCCGAGGACGTGTGCCGCTACCTCAGCATCCCCGTCACCGCCAGCCGCGTCGGAAGCTTTGCTAACGGGGAGACGATTGTGAAGATCCTCGAGTCGATCCGCGGCGATGACATCTTCGTCATTCAGCCGACctgcggcaacggcgccggcacgaACGTGAATCAGGCGGTGATGGAGCTGTTGCTGATCATTCACACCCTGAAGCTGtcgtcggcgcgccgcgtgATTGCCGTGATTCCGCACTACGGATACGCTCGCCAGGACCGCAAGCACACGGGCCGCGTGCCCATCAGCGCGTCCGCCGTGGCGCGGATGGTGACGGAGATGGGCGTCAACGGCGTCGTGACGATGGACCTGCACTGTGGCCAGATTCAAGGCTTCTTCCACGGGTGCCCGGTGGCGGACCTCAGCCCCAGCTCTGAGTTTGCCGAGTACGTCAAACAAAAGAACTTCACTCCGAGCAACTTGGTGGTTGTGGCACCAGACGCCGGAGCGGTGAACCGGGCACGCCGCATGTGTGACCGCATCGGCGCCAGTCGCATCGTCACAATTCTAAAGCGCCGCGTCGTGGCCAACCAGGTCGAGTCGATGCAGCTGGTCGGCGAGGTCGacgagtgtgtgtgcatcaTCGTGGATGACATGATCGACACGGCCGGCACGCTGTGtaaggcggcggaggtgctgaaggagTACGGTGCGAAAGAAGTGCACGCCTATGCGACGCACGGCATCTTCACCGACCCCGCGTGTGAGCGCCTCACGCAGTGCGATGCGTTGGTCGAGGTGGTGGTTACGGATAGCATTCCGCAAGAGGAGTCCCGCCAGAAGTGCAAGAAGATTAAGGTCATTTCCATCGCAAAGCTTCTGGCCGATGCCATTTACCGCATGCACTCGGAGGAGAGTCTTGAGACGGTGGGGCAGCCGGAGCACTTCATGCCGAAGCATGAAGATGACCTGCAGGTGCTCGAGTCCCTTGTAGAGGAGGATGAGTGGTCGCGTTGTAACGAGTAA